A genomic region of Limnohabitans curvus contains the following coding sequences:
- a CDS encoding helix-turn-helix domain-containing protein translates to MKSAIPSYDLYGDRQQSGWTNSFQFEWIPVRSSPYNYDIRPHKHDAFIQILYLTQGEGDVLINDARYKVSSPALILIPSQNVHGFQFSSNIDGPVVTAAQKSLESMAAVVMPELVSVLRKPAVLHLDESSRHAEALMPLFLGIEREWRVHAVGQVAAGMSLLMALLVQVARLSNVLEPAPMAHNSRKAQQIEKFRALVDAHFRERRPIEDYASEMGLTAGHLTRLCREVLNVSSQDVVNARILHEAQRELVYSTDGIKQIANLVGFVDEAYFTRFFRKHMGVTPSDFRVRALQSMKTKLA, encoded by the coding sequence ATGAAAAGCGCAATCCCCAGCTACGACTTGTACGGCGACCGGCAGCAAAGCGGCTGGACTAACTCGTTTCAGTTTGAATGGATTCCCGTCCGGTCATCCCCGTACAACTACGACATTCGCCCTCACAAGCATGACGCGTTCATTCAAATTTTGTACCTCACCCAAGGTGAGGGCGATGTGTTGATCAACGACGCACGCTACAAAGTCAGCAGTCCGGCCTTAATTCTTATACCGTCCCAAAACGTGCATGGTTTTCAGTTCAGTTCGAACATCGACGGCCCTGTGGTGACGGCGGCGCAAAAGTCACTCGAGTCGATGGCTGCCGTGGTGATGCCTGAATTGGTCTCGGTGTTGCGCAAGCCTGCCGTTTTGCATTTGGATGAATCGAGTCGCCATGCGGAAGCCTTGATGCCTTTGTTTTTGGGCATTGAGCGCGAATGGCGCGTGCATGCGGTGGGGCAGGTGGCGGCGGGCATGTCGCTGCTCATGGCCTTGTTGGTGCAGGTGGCGCGTTTGAGCAATGTGTTGGAACCTGCGCCCATGGCGCATAACTCACGCAAGGCGCAGCAGATTGAAAAATTTCGGGCCTTGGTGGATGCGCATTTTCGCGAGCGTCGCCCGATTGAAGACTATGCGAGCGAGATGGGGTTGACGGCGGGGCACCTGACGCGTTTGTGCCGTGAGGTGTTGAACGTGTCGAGCCAAGATGTGGTGAATGCGCGCATCTTGCATGAGGCGCAGCGTGAGCTGGTTTACTCAACCGATGGCATCAAGCAAATTGCCAATTTGGTGGGCTTTGTGGATGAGGCGTACTTCACGCGCTTTTTTAGAAAGCACATGGGCGTGACGCCTTCGGACTTTCGCGTGCGGGCGCTTCAGTCGATGAAGACCAAACTGGCTTGA
- a CDS encoding MarR family winged helix-turn-helix transcriptional regulator: protein MVYPKENSDLARMELANRLFFRLYQCANMLHKTGTRAVEKEGLTTQQWAVLGALSRSDAEGGMSVGDLARYLKVSRQNLSGQIGRMERDGHIELLADTRDRRAKRVTMTQHGRKIWEQDAQPKIRAYYEAALTDFSTGDLTHTLHYLLKLLDNMEKIDQTAEPSGEDE from the coding sequence ATGGTTTACCCTAAAGAAAACAGCGATCTCGCACGGATGGAATTGGCAAACAGGTTGTTTTTCCGCCTTTACCAATGCGCCAACATGTTGCACAAAACAGGCACGCGCGCTGTTGAGAAAGAAGGCCTCACCACCCAGCAATGGGCCGTCTTGGGCGCCCTCTCGCGCTCAGACGCTGAAGGCGGCATGAGCGTGGGCGACTTGGCGCGTTACTTAAAGGTGAGCCGCCAAAACCTGTCTGGGCAAATTGGGCGCATGGAACGCGACGGCCACATCGAACTGCTGGCCGACACCCGCGACCGCCGCGCCAAACGCGTGACCATGACCCAGCACGGACGCAAGATTTGGGAACAAGATGCGCAACCCAAAATTCGCGCGTACTACGAAGCTGCGCTGACCGACTTCTCCACCGGCGACCTCACCCACACCCTGCACTACCTGCTGAAGCTGCTGGACAACATGGAAAAAATTGACCAAACGGCCGAACCTAGCGGTGAAGATGAGTGA
- the aliB gene encoding cyclohexanecarboxyl-CoA dehydrogenase gives MNPNPYIDEDLQALAETVRRFADERVKPGFLERDKTRVFDRALLREMGGLGFICPELPEEFGGLGMGCLAAGVIHEEIARADLSFSYLNLLASLNGQILSKYGNPEVVAPWLKKLTQGEAICAIALTEPRGGSDAANLRLRIERDGDFYVINGEKTSISAADQADITVVFGRTGAPEDGAHGVTALLVPMDTPGLTTNRFDCHGQRAIGRGSIFFENVRVPVNHRLGDENKGFVQVMHGFDFSRSLIGLQVLAVARVALDETWEYITQRQAFGQPLSAFQGVTHPLAQFDTEVEGARLLCLQGLWLKDKGLPHTAEAGMAKWWGPKLAYDVIHQCLLCYGHGGYDRGLMEQRLRDVLGFQIGDGTAQIMKTIIARTRAGRKFVPA, from the coding sequence ATGAATCCCAATCCCTACATTGACGAAGACCTGCAAGCGTTGGCCGAAACCGTGCGTCGCTTTGCCGACGAACGTGTGAAGCCTGGATTTTTAGAGCGCGACAAAACCCGCGTGTTTGACCGTGCGCTGTTGCGTGAAATGGGCGGACTCGGATTCATTTGCCCTGAACTGCCAGAAGAGTTTGGCGGTTTGGGCATGGGCTGCTTAGCGGCTGGTGTGATTCACGAAGAAATTGCCCGCGCTGATTTGAGCTTCTCTTACTTGAACTTGTTGGCATCGTTGAACGGCCAAATTTTGTCCAAGTACGGTAATCCTGAAGTGGTCGCCCCTTGGTTGAAAAAGCTCACCCAAGGCGAAGCCATCTGCGCGATTGCGCTGACCGAACCACGCGGTGGTTCCGATGCAGCCAATTTGCGTTTGCGCATTGAGCGTGACGGTGATTTTTATGTCATCAACGGCGAAAAAACCTCAATCTCTGCCGCTGACCAAGCCGACATCACCGTGGTGTTCGGTCGCACCGGTGCGCCAGAAGACGGCGCGCATGGCGTGACCGCCTTGTTGGTGCCCATGGACACACCGGGCCTGACCACCAACCGTTTTGATTGCCATGGCCAACGCGCCATTGGCCGCGGTTCTATCTTCTTTGAAAACGTGCGCGTGCCGGTGAACCACCGTTTGGGTGACGAAAACAAAGGCTTTGTGCAAGTCATGCATGGTTTTGATTTCTCGCGCTCACTCATTGGCTTGCAGGTGTTGGCCGTGGCCCGTGTGGCGTTGGATGAAACGTGGGAATACATCACCCAACGTCAGGCCTTTGGTCAGCCGCTGTCGGCGTTCCAAGGTGTGACCCATCCGCTCGCGCAATTCGACACCGAAGTCGAAGGCGCGCGTCTGTTGTGCTTGCAAGGGTTGTGGCTGAAAGATAAGGGTTTACCCCATACCGCAGAAGCGGGCATGGCCAAGTGGTGGGGCCCCAAGCTGGCCTACGATGTGATTCACCAGTGCTTGCTGTGCTACGGCCACGGTGGTTACGACCGTGGCTTGATGGAGCAACGCTTGCGTGATGTGTTGGGCTTCCAGATTGGCGACGGAACTGCGCAAATCATGAAGACCATCATTGCGCGCACGCGTGCAGGACGCAAGTTTGTTCCCGCCTAA
- a CDS encoding acyl-CoA dehydrogenase family protein codes for MALDKESFDLLLPTLQRFIQERLVPAENYLEEHDEVPADIVEDMKEMGLFGLSIPEEFGGIGLSMSQEVQVAYEIGRTSLAFRSVFGTNVGIGSQGILMDGTPEQKANILPKVASGELIMSFALTEPDAGSDAASLKTRADLDGDHYVLNGTKRYITNAPRAGAFTLMARTGGPGAGGVSSFIVPSDLPGIKLGKTDKKMGQRGTKTCDVILENVRVPAANIIGGVPGQGFKTAMKVLDRGRLHISAVSCGMAHRIIEEATAYARDRKQFGKAIGEFQLIQAMLADSQAELLAGWSLVQDVAQRFDGKPAHVSDPDVSMRVSCAKLFCTEMVGRVADRGVQVHGGAGYINEYPVERFYRDVRLLRLYEGTTQIQQLIIGRELLRQAS; via the coding sequence ATGGCTCTCGACAAAGAATCTTTTGACCTCTTGCTGCCCACGCTGCAACGCTTCATTCAAGAGCGTTTGGTGCCTGCAGAAAACTACCTCGAAGAGCACGACGAGGTGCCCGCCGACATCGTCGAAGACATGAAAGAAATGGGCTTGTTTGGCCTGTCGATTCCTGAAGAGTTTGGTGGCATCGGTTTGTCCATGAGCCAAGAAGTGCAGGTCGCTTACGAAATTGGTCGAACCTCATTGGCGTTCCGTTCGGTGTTTGGCACCAATGTGGGCATTGGTTCGCAGGGCATCTTGATGGATGGCACGCCTGAGCAAAAAGCCAACATCTTGCCCAAGGTGGCCAGTGGTGAACTCATCATGTCGTTCGCCTTGACTGAGCCCGATGCAGGTTCGGACGCTGCCTCACTGAAGACCCGCGCTGATTTGGATGGCGACCACTACGTGCTCAACGGCACCAAGCGTTACATCACCAACGCACCACGTGCGGGGGCGTTCACCTTGATGGCGCGCACAGGGGGCCCGGGTGCAGGTGGCGTGTCGTCGTTCATCGTGCCGTCTGATTTGCCGGGCATCAAGCTGGGCAAGACCGACAAAAAAATGGGCCAACGCGGCACCAAAACCTGCGACGTGATTTTGGAAAACGTGCGTGTCCCTGCTGCCAACATCATTGGTGGTGTGCCTGGTCAAGGCTTTAAAACCGCGATGAAGGTGTTGGACCGTGGCCGTTTGCACATCTCTGCCGTGTCGTGCGGCATGGCACATCGCATCATCGAAGAGGCCACCGCCTATGCGCGTGACCGCAAACAGTTTGGCAAAGCGATTGGTGAGTTTCAATTGATCCAAGCCATGCTGGCTGACAGCCAGGCCGAGTTGCTGGCGGGTTGGTCCCTGGTGCAAGACGTGGCCCAACGCTTTGACGGCAAGCCTGCGCATGTGTCTGACCCCGACGTGTCCATGCGCGTGTCCTGCGCCAAGTTGTTTTGCACGGAAATGGTGGGTCGCGTAGCGGACCGCGGCGTGCAGGTTCACGGCGGTGCGGGCTACATCAACGAGTATCCTGTAGAGCGTTTTTACCGCGACGTGCGCTTGT
- a CDS encoding SDR family NAD(P)-dependent oxidoreductase encodes MNEQKHWLGLQERVCVVTGAASGIGAGIAQALADAGAKVALLDRNLEGSQAVAAKLTAQGATAISIACDTTQESQVKAAAQRVADELGTCYAFINNAGLLRSGGLDEVSLDDWNHVLNVNLTGYLLCARTFAKPMREAGVGALVHIASIASMFPQTSSGAYSASKAGVLLMSRQMAVEWGPQGVRSNAVCPGMIRTPLSAKFYEEPGFEAKRAAVTASRRVGEPQDIADVAAFLASPRAAYVNAAELVVDGGMSSMLMDMVPRPGFNKTVQN; translated from the coding sequence ATGAACGAACAAAAACATTGGCTGGGATTGCAAGAACGTGTGTGCGTCGTCACAGGCGCAGCAAGTGGCATTGGCGCAGGCATTGCACAAGCACTGGCCGACGCAGGCGCCAAAGTCGCGCTGTTGGACCGCAACCTCGAAGGCTCTCAAGCCGTGGCAGCCAAGCTCACCGCACAAGGCGCCACCGCCATCTCGATTGCGTGCGACACCACCCAAGAATCCCAAGTCAAAGCCGCGGCCCAACGCGTGGCCGACGAGCTGGGCACTTGCTACGCCTTCATCAACAACGCGGGGCTGTTACGCTCGGGCGGCTTGGACGAGGTGAGCTTGGACGACTGGAACCACGTGCTCAATGTCAACCTCACCGGCTACTTGCTGTGCGCACGCACGTTTGCCAAACCCATGCGCGAAGCGGGCGTGGGCGCGTTGGTACACATTGCATCCATCGCCAGCATGTTTCCACAAACCAGCAGCGGCGCCTACAGCGCAAGCAAAGCCGGCGTGCTGTTGATGTCACGACAAATGGCCGTGGAATGGGGTCCACAAGGCGTGCGCAGCAACGCCGTTTGCCCCGGCATGATTCGCACCCCGCTGTCCGCCAAGTTTTACGAAGAGCCTGGCTTTGAAGCCAAACGCGCCGCCGTCACGGCCAGCCGCCGTGTGGGCGAACCACAAGACATTGCCGATGTCGCCGCCTTCTTGGCCAGTCCACGCGCGGCGTATGTGAACGCCGCCGAGTTGGTGGTGGACGGTGGCATGTCCTCAATGTTGATGGACATGGTGCCGCGCCCAGGCTTCAACAAAACCGTACAAAACTGA
- a CDS encoding FAD-dependent oxidoreductase has translation MSQNFECDVIVVGSGAAGLSAAITAKKRGLDVVVLEKEPVFGGTTALSGGVLWIPLNQHGSKQNPADTREAVRTYMMQETGSYFDAAAVDAFIDNGPKMVEFFERDTEMKFVPTMYPDYHPTVAGGVNIGRSILAAPFDIRGLGKDMPRLKPPLKTITFIGMMFNSSNADLKHFFQATKSLTSFIYVAKRLVTHIKELVLYQRGINVTSGNALAARLAKSALDLNIPIFTSSPVKEILMKNDHATGVRAGGEGGERLITARHGVVLACGGFPHDVKRIAKAYPHLQRGGEHLSPTPTSNTGDGLNMAEAVGGKVEIRFKDAAAWMPVSYVPYANGEFGVFPHLLDRYKPGIIGVLKNGQRFTNESNSYHDVGADLIRACDGQKDTAMWLVCDKTTLGKYGIGFVKPAPMPIGRFLRNGYLIEGKTLAELAHNAGINPAGLEQTVREYNVGAVKGNDPAFGRGTTTFNRYLADPENKPNPCVAPVQTGPFYAVKVIMGDLGTFDGIQTSVVGEVLKEDGSAIGGLYAVGNDRASIMGGNYPAAGITHGPNMTFGFVTGNHIADKAGVKA, from the coding sequence ATGTCTCAAAACTTTGAATGCGATGTGATCGTGGTGGGCTCTGGCGCAGCAGGCTTGTCTGCCGCCATCACCGCCAAAAAACGCGGCCTGGATGTGGTGGTGCTTGAAAAAGAACCCGTCTTCGGCGGCACCACGGCGCTGTCGGGTGGCGTGTTGTGGATTCCACTGAATCAGCATGGCAGCAAGCAAAACCCTGCCGACACCCGCGAGGCCGTGCGCACTTACATGATGCAAGAAACCGGCAGCTACTTTGATGCCGCAGCTGTGGATGCCTTCATCGACAACGGCCCCAAGATGGTGGAGTTTTTCGAGCGCGACACCGAGATGAAATTCGTACCCACGATGTACCCCGACTACCACCCCACAGTGGCAGGCGGGGTGAACATTGGCCGCTCCATCTTGGCCGCGCCCTTTGACATTCGCGGCTTGGGCAAAGACATGCCACGGTTGAAGCCGCCACTCAAAACCATCACCTTCATCGGCATGATGTTCAACTCATCCAACGCCGATTTGAAACATTTCTTTCAAGCCACCAAGTCACTGACCTCGTTCATTTACGTGGCCAAGCGCTTGGTCACACACATCAAAGAATTGGTGCTGTACCAACGCGGCATCAATGTCACCAGCGGCAACGCGCTGGCAGCGCGCTTGGCCAAGTCGGCACTCGACCTGAACATCCCCATCTTCACCAGCAGCCCTGTCAAAGAAATCTTGATGAAGAACGACCACGCCACCGGCGTACGTGCTGGCGGCGAAGGTGGTGAGCGACTCATCACCGCACGTCACGGTGTGGTGCTGGCATGTGGCGGCTTTCCGCACGATGTCAAACGCATCGCCAAAGCGTATCCGCACCTGCAACGTGGCGGCGAACATTTGTCACCCACCCCCACCAGCAACACGGGCGATGGCTTGAACATGGCTGAAGCCGTGGGCGGCAAAGTGGAGATTCGCTTCAAAGACGCAGCAGCCTGGATGCCCGTGTCGTATGTGCCTTATGCCAATGGCGAGTTCGGCGTGTTCCCACACCTGCTGGACCGCTACAAACCCGGCATCATCGGCGTGCTGAAAAACGGCCAACGCTTCACCAACGAAAGCAATTCGTACCACGACGTTGGCGCTGATTTGATCCGCGCCTGCGACGGCCAAAAAGACACCGCCATGTGGCTGGTGTGTGACAAAACCACGCTCGGTAAATACGGCATCGGCTTTGTCAAACCTGCCCCCATGCCCATTGGCCGCTTTTTGCGCAACGGCTACCTCATCGAAGGCAAGACCTTGGCTGAGCTGGCCCACAACGCAGGTATCAACCCCGCAGGCTTGGAACAAACCGTGCGCGAGTACAACGTCGGCGCGGTCAAAGGCAATGACCCTGCGTTTGGCCGTGGCACCACCACCTTCAACCGTTATTTAGCTGACCCTGAGAACAAACCCAACCCCTGCGTGGCACCGGTGCAAACCGGCCCGTTTTATGCGGTCAAAGTGATCATGGGCGACTTGGGCACGTTTGACGGCATTCAAACCAGCGTGGTGGGCGAAGTGCTCAAAGAGGATGGCTCTGCCATTGGCGGCTTGTACGCCGTGGGCAACGACCGAGCCAGCATCATGGGTGGCAACTACCCCGCGGCAGGCATCACGCACGGCCCCAACATGACCTTTGGTTTTGTCACCGGCAACCACATCGCAGACAAAGCAGGAGTGAAGGCATGA
- the aliA gene encoding cyclohexanecarboxylate-CoA ligase: protein MEFDAVLIPSRRAHSIAKGFWHDRTINDDLDACVATCPDKLALTAVQAESGKVTRFTYRELSNMADRVALGLTKLGVGQNDIVACQLPNWWQFTITYLACSRIGAVMNPLMHIFRERELSFMLKHGEAKVLIIPQTFRGFDYEKMVNEIKPSLPDLKHVVVVNGAGANSFEALLSGPAWEKESNATAVLTQHRPGPDDVTQLIYTSGTTGEPKGVMHTANTVMANIIPYAARLHLDANDVVLMASPMAHQTGFMYGLMMPIMLKSSAVLLDVWEPLRAIDLIRHEGATFTMASTPFLTDLAKNVEESGKKVPTLRTFLCAGAPIPGPLVEQARSVLGTKIVSAWGMTENGAVTLIELNDPDERAFTTDGLPLPGVELKVVNDDGAVLPAGEAGKLYVRSCSNFGGYLKRAHLNGTDAEGWFDTGDLARLDAQGYVRITGRSKDVIIRGGENIPVVEIESLLYRHPAIAMAAIVAYPDERLGERACAVVVLKPGQSLDLPALVDYLKAQKIALQYIPEKLEIRDAMPATPSGKIQKFKLREILRDEKR, encoded by the coding sequence ATGGAATTCGATGCTGTTTTGATCCCATCACGTCGTGCACACAGCATTGCCAAAGGCTTTTGGCATGACCGCACCATCAACGATGACTTGGACGCTTGCGTGGCCACTTGCCCTGACAAATTGGCGCTGACGGCAGTTCAGGCCGAGAGCGGCAAAGTCACACGTTTCACCTACCGTGAGTTGTCCAACATGGCTGACCGCGTGGCTCTGGGTTTGACCAAGCTTGGCGTGGGTCAAAACGACATCGTGGCCTGCCAGTTGCCCAACTGGTGGCAGTTCACCATCACCTATTTGGCTTGTTCGCGCATCGGTGCGGTGATGAACCCGCTCATGCACATTTTCCGCGAGCGCGAGTTGTCGTTCATGCTCAAGCATGGCGAAGCCAAGGTGCTCATCATTCCGCAAACTTTCCGCGGCTTTGATTACGAGAAGATGGTCAACGAGATCAAGCCCAGCTTGCCTGACTTGAAGCACGTGGTGGTGGTCAATGGCGCAGGTGCCAACAGTTTTGAAGCCTTGCTCAGCGGCCCCGCGTGGGAAAAAGAAAGCAACGCGACAGCTGTGTTGACCCAACATCGCCCAGGTCCGGACGATGTGACCCAACTCATTTACACCTCGGGCACCACGGGTGAACCCAAGGGCGTGATGCACACCGCCAACACGGTGATGGCCAACATCATTCCTTATGCCGCACGTTTGCACCTCGATGCCAACGACGTGGTGTTGATGGCATCGCCCATGGCGCACCAAACCGGTTTCATGTATGGCTTGATGATGCCCATCATGCTCAAGTCCAGCGCGGTGTTGCTGGACGTGTGGGAGCCTTTGCGCGCCATTGATTTGATTCGCCACGAAGGCGCCACCTTCACCATGGCCTCGACCCCGTTCTTGACCGACTTGGCCAAAAACGTGGAAGAGTCTGGCAAGAAAGTGCCCACACTGCGCACCTTCTTGTGCGCCGGTGCGCCCATCCCCGGTCCCTTGGTTGAGCAAGCGCGCAGCGTCTTGGGCACCAAGATTGTGTCGGCTTGGGGCATGACCGAAAACGGCGCTGTGACGTTGATCGAACTCAACGATCCCGATGAGCGCGCCTTCACCACCGACGGTTTGCCGTTGCCCGGTGTGGAACTCAAAGTTGTGAATGACGACGGCGCGGTGTTGCCTGCGGGCGAAGCGGGTAAGTTGTATGTGCGCTCATGCTCCAACTTTGGCGGCTATTTGAAACGCGCACACCTCAACGGCACCGATGCCGAGGGCTGGTTTGATACGGGCGACTTGGCCCGCTTGGACGCGCAAGGTTATGTGCGCATCACGGGCCGCAGCAAAGACGTCATCATCCGTGGCGGCGAGAACATCCCGGTGGTGGAAATCGAATCCTTGTTGTATCGCCATCCAGCGATTGCCATGGCTGCCATCGTGGCGTACCCCGATGAGCGCTTGGGCGAACGTGCCTGTGCGGTGGTGGTTTTGAAGCCTGGCCAAAGTTTGGACTTGCCGGCTTTGGTGGATTACCTCAAGGCACAAAAAATCGCGTTGCAGTACATCCCCGAAAAACTGGAGATCCGTGACGCCATGCCTGCCACACCCTCCGGAAAAATTCAGAAATTCAAATTGCGCGAAATTCTGCGCGACGAGAAACGCTGA
- a CDS encoding NIPSNAP family protein — protein MSHLNKPLIDHRIYTIALRKMPEFVEVFNRLAMPLLLETLGHPVGFYTSLVGPQNQFIHLWAYDDLADYERRCKARDSHPDFPAYLAASGHLITAQETRLIKAIGMPAWPSL, from the coding sequence ATGAGCCACTTGAACAAACCCCTCATCGACCACCGCATCTACACCATTGCCTTGCGCAAGATGCCTGAATTTGTGGAAGTGTTCAACCGCTTGGCCATGCCACTTTTGCTGGAAACATTGGGGCACCCCGTGGGGTTCTACACCAGCTTGGTGGGGCCACAAAACCAGTTCATTCACCTGTGGGCCTACGACGATCTGGCGGACTATGAACGCCGCTGCAAAGCACGCGACAGCCACCCCGACTTTCCTGCGTACTTGGCCGCATCGGGACATCTGATCACCGCACAAGAGACACGGCTCATCAAAGCCATCGGGATGCCCGCTTGGCCATCGCTCTGA
- a CDS encoding enoyl-CoA hydratase → MSQPTVLSERQGRVGVLTLNRPEQLNALNDTLMDALGAALLALDADDGIGAIVITGSDKAFAAGADIAAMADWGYMDVFSSAFITRNWETIRQVRKPVIAAVAGFAMGGGCELALACDLIVAAESAKFALPEVKLAMLPGAGGTQRLPRAIGKAKAMDMCLSARMLSAEEADRYGLVSRVVPSDALMAETLKLANTIAGFSLPALIAIKESVNRAWEGSLTEGVKFERHALYARFASADAHEGMHAFLEKRKPTFQHC, encoded by the coding sequence ATGTCTCAACCCACCGTTTTGTCAGAGCGCCAAGGTCGCGTCGGGGTACTCACCCTGAACCGACCTGAACAACTCAATGCCTTGAACGACACCTTGATGGACGCTTTGGGCGCAGCTTTGCTGGCGCTGGATGCGGACGACGGCATCGGTGCCATCGTCATCACCGGCAGCGACAAAGCGTTTGCCGCAGGTGCCGACATCGCGGCGATGGCGGATTGGGGCTACATGGATGTGTTCAGCTCCGCGTTCATCACGCGCAACTGGGAAACCATTCGCCAAGTCCGCAAGCCTGTGATTGCGGCGGTGGCTGGGTTCGCCATGGGCGGTGGCTGCGAGCTGGCGTTGGCTTGCGATCTGATCGTGGCGGCAGAGTCGGCCAAGTTTGCTTTGCCTGAAGTCAAGCTGGCCATGTTGCCCGGTGCGGGTGGCACGCAGCGCTTGCCACGCGCCATTGGCAAAGCCAAGGCGATGGACATGTGTTTGTCCGCCCGCATGCTCAGTGCCGAAGAGGCTGACCGCTACGGCTTGGTGTCCCGTGTGGTGCCCAGCGACGCTTTGATGGCCGAGACCTTGAAGCTTGCCAACACCATTGCGGGCTTTTCTTTGCCTGCGCTCATCGCCATCAAAGAGTCGGTCAACCGCGCATGGGAAGGCTCGCTCACCGAAGGTGTCAAGTTTGAGCGCCACGCCTTGTACGCACGCTTTGCTAGCGCGGATGCACATGAAGGCATGCACGCCTTCTTAGAAAAACGCAAACCCACATTCCAGCACTGCTGA
- the badI gene encoding 2-ketocyclohexanecarboxyl-CoA hydrolase has translation MQFEDILYENRNGVAWITINRADKMNAFRGTTCDEIIKALNKAGYDRSVGAIVLAGAGDRAFCTGGDQSAHDGNYDGRGTIGLPMEELHTAIRDVPKPVIARVQGFAIGGGNVLCTICDLTICSDKAVFGQVGPKMGSVDPGYGTAFLARVVGEKKAREIWYLNRRYTGAEAVAMGLANVCVPHDQLDAEVQKWGEEICERSPTALAIAKRSFNADTAHQSGIAGLGMYALKLYYDTEESREGVNALKEKRKPEFRKYAK, from the coding sequence ATGCAATTCGAAGACATCCTTTACGAAAACCGCAACGGCGTGGCCTGGATCACGATCAACCGTGCCGACAAGATGAACGCATTTCGTGGCACCACCTGCGACGAAATCATCAAAGCTCTGAACAAAGCAGGCTACGACCGCAGCGTGGGCGCCATCGTGTTGGCGGGCGCTGGCGACCGTGCGTTTTGTACCGGCGGTGATCAATCGGCCCACGACGGCAACTACGACGGCCGCGGCACCATCGGCTTGCCCATGGAAGAGCTGCACACGGCCATTCGCGATGTGCCCAAGCCCGTGATTGCCCGTGTGCAAGGTTTTGCCATCGGTGGTGGCAACGTGTTGTGCACGATTTGTGACTTGACCATTTGTTCCGACAAAGCCGTGTTTGGCCAAGTCGGCCCCAAGATGGGTTCGGTCGATCCCGGCTATGGCACCGCCTTTTTGGCGCGTGTGGTGGGTGAGAAAAAAGCCCGCGAAATTTGGTACCTCAACCGTCGCTACACCGGCGCCGAGGCGGTGGCCATGGGCTTGGCCAACGTGTGCGTGCCACACGACCAGCTCGACGCCGAAGTGCAAAAGTGGGGCGAAGAAATTTGTGAGCGCAGCCCAACAGCCTTGGCCATTGCCAAGCGCAGCTTCAACGCCGACACCGCACACCAATCTGGCATCGCTGGTTTGGGCATGTATGCCCTCAAGCTGTATTACGACACCGAGGAGTCACGCGAAGGCGTGAATGCGCTCAAAGAAAAGCGCAAGCCCGAGTTCCGTAAATACGCCAAGTAA
- the badH gene encoding 2-hydroxycyclohexanecarboxyl-CoA dehydrogenase yields the protein MPKLKDKTVIVTGGAGGIGGATCRRFAAEGAKVAVFDMNIEAAQKVADGIKASGGIAAAFKCDITDRAAVDAAVAATIAQLGPIDVLVNNAGWDVFKPFVKTVPDEWSKLIAINLTGALHMLHAVLPGMVERNAGRIVNIASDAARGGSSGEAVYSACKGGLVALSKTLAREHARHNITVNVVCPGPTDTALLAGVAEGARDPAKLIEAFRSAIPLGRLGQPDDLANAIAFFGSDDASFITGQVISVSGGLTMHG from the coding sequence ATGCCCAAATTGAAAGACAAAACCGTCATCGTCACCGGAGGTGCCGGTGGCATCGGTGGCGCCACTTGCCGTCGATTCGCCGCTGAAGGCGCGAAGGTCGCGGTGTTCGACATGAACATCGAGGCGGCTCAAAAAGTGGCCGATGGCATCAAGGCTTCGGGCGGCATCGCTGCCGCTTTCAAGTGCGACATCACGGACCGCGCCGCGGTCGATGCCGCCGTGGCTGCCACCATCGCGCAACTCGGCCCCATCGATGTGTTGGTCAACAACGCCGGTTGGGATGTGTTCAAGCCCTTCGTCAAAACCGTGCCCGATGAATGGAGCAAGTTGATTGCCATCAACTTGACCGGTGCCTTGCACATGTTGCACGCCGTGTTGCCAGGCATGGTCGAGCGCAATGCCGGTCGCATTGTGAACATCGCCTCCGATGCCGCGCGTGGCGGCTCATCTGGCGAAGCGGTGTATTCCGCTTGCAAAGGTGGCTTGGTGGCTTTGTCTAAAACTTTGGCGCGCGAACACGCGCGCCACAACATCACGGTCAACGTGGTGTGTCCCGGCCCAACCGACACCGCTTTGCTGGCAGGTGTGGCCGAAGGCGCACGCGATCCCGCGAAGTTGATCGAGGCCTTCCGCAGCGCGATTCCGTTGGGTCGTTTGGGTCAGCCCGACGACTTGGCCAATGCCATTGCTTTCTTTGGCAGCGACGACGCTTCTTTCATCACTGGCCAAGTCATCAGCGTGTCTGGTGGTTTGACCATGCACGGTTAA